In the genome of Myroides phaeus, one region contains:
- a CDS encoding 7-carboxy-7-deazaguanine synthase QueE, whose amino-acid sequence MLKEENNKALKEGKELPLMEEFYTIQGEGFYSGHAAYFIRLGGCDVGCHWCDVKESWDAELHPLTTVEDMVAKASENEGKLVIITGGEPLMYNLDYLTSELKKEGMQTNIETSGAYEMSGDFDWICLSPKKNKLPTQSVYDAAHELKVVIYNKHDFIFAEEQAARVNDNALLLLQTEWSKRDEMTPLIVEYVKKNPKWKISMQTHKYLDIP is encoded by the coding sequence ATGTTGAAAGAGGAAAACAATAAAGCATTGAAAGAAGGAAAAGAATTACCATTAATGGAAGAGTTTTATACTATTCAAGGAGAGGGATTCTATTCAGGGCATGCTGCATATTTTATTAGACTTGGTGGATGTGATGTTGGATGTCACTGGTGTGATGTAAAAGAAAGCTGGGATGCAGAACTACATCCATTGACTACAGTGGAAGATATGGTAGCTAAAGCATCTGAAAACGAAGGTAAGCTTGTTATTATTACTGGTGGGGAACCTTTGATGTACAATTTAGATTATCTTACAAGTGAATTGAAGAAAGAGGGTATGCAAACAAATATTGAAACATCAGGGGCTTATGAAATGAGTGGAGATTTTGATTGGATTTGTTTGTCTCCTAAAAAGAATAAATTGCCTACACAAAGTGTTTATGATGCAGCACATGAGTTGAAAGTAGTTATTTATAATAAGCATGATTTCATATTTGCAGAAGAACAAGCTGCAAGAGTAAATGATAATGCTTTGTTATTGTTACAAACGGAGTGGAGTAAGAGAGATGAGATGACACCATTAATTGTAGAATACGTCAAGAAAAATCCAAAGTGGAAAATATCTATGCAAACACATAAATATTTGGATATTCCTTAA
- a CDS encoding DUF2059 domain-containing protein, protein MKKILLSFVLVFVAQFSFAQEGFKADTKKYMELSGQLKTFELLTKDLANDVAEEKRADFNKELKGSLNLLLDKMADMYMTEFTHDDIKKLIQFYESPIGKKLSDKNEVLFEKGQEVGTEWAMGLQGIFMKYLGDDSKVGE, encoded by the coding sequence ATGAAAAAAATATTACTATCATTTGTTTTAGTATTTGTAGCTCAGTTCTCTTTTGCACAAGAAGGATTTAAAGCTGATACTAAGAAATATATGGAGTTAAGCGGACAGTTAAAAACGTTTGAGTTACTAACCAAAGACTTAGCTAATGACGTAGCAGAGGAAAAGAGAGCTGACTTTAACAAAGAGTTGAAGGGAAGTTTAAATCTTCTATTAGATAAAATGGCTGATATGTATATGACTGAGTTTACTCATGATGATATTAAGAAGTTAATTCAGTTTTATGAATCACCAATTGGAAAAAAACTAAGTGATAAAAATGAAGTTTTATTCGAGAAAGGACAAGAAGTAGGAACTGAATGGGCTATGGGTTTACAAGGTATTTTTATGAAATATCTTGGAGATGATTCAAAAGTTGGAGAATAA
- a CDS encoding class I SAM-dependent methyltransferase gives MKDLLGKAILDFQTNNNPQSLITETDISEAEEMDIQYLFRSFNEMPKLEQLALKKCRGKILDVGCGAGAHSIYLLNKGFDVKAIDISANSIEACKLRGIENAEVKNILDIKDEKFDTILLLMNGTGIFGRLINTTKYLTHLKSLLNPGGQILIDSSDLIYMFDEDEDGGKWIPMDNKDYYGELVFTVEYKGEIEEPFNWLYLDYNTLQNAANANGLNCELLQEGNNCDYLAKLSLT, from the coding sequence ATGAAAGATCTTTTAGGAAAAGCTATTTTAGATTTTCAAACAAATAACAACCCTCAGTCATTAATTACTGAGACAGACATTTCTGAAGCAGAAGAAATGGATATTCAATACCTTTTTAGATCGTTTAACGAAATGCCTAAATTGGAACAATTAGCTTTAAAAAAATGTAGAGGTAAAATACTTGATGTTGGTTGTGGTGCTGGTGCTCACAGCATATACCTACTTAATAAAGGATTTGATGTGAAAGCAATTGATATTTCTGCAAACTCTATAGAAGCTTGTAAACTAAGAGGTATTGAAAATGCAGAAGTAAAAAACATTTTAGATATCAAAGACGAAAAATTTGATACAATCTTACTATTAATGAATGGTACAGGTATTTTTGGAAGACTAATAAATACTACTAAATATTTAACTCATCTTAAGTCATTACTTAATCCTGGTGGACAAATATTGATTGACAGTTCGGATTTAATATACATGTTTGACGAAGATGAAGACGGTGGTAAATGGATTCCAATGGATAATAAAGATTATTATGGTGAATTAGTTTTTACTGTAGAATACAAAGGAGAAATTGAAGAACCTTTCAATTGGTTATACTTAGATTATAATACACTACAAAATGCAGCTAATGCGAATGGTTTAAACTGCGAATTACTTCAAGAAGGTAATAATTGTGACTATTTAGCTAAACTTAGCCTTACATAG